The Streptomyces fungicidicus nucleotide sequence CGACCTGGATGCGGCCCCAGGGGTTCTCCGGGTTGGGCAGGTACTCGTCCTGGAAGACGTCCCAGATGGCCGTCGGCGTGATCTCTCCGCCCTCGGCGTCCGTCTTCGCCTGGATGATCTTCGAGAACTCGATCTGCATCCGGCGCGGCAGGTCCAGCTTGTGGTCGTTCTTCAGGACGTACGCGATGCCGCCCTTGCCGGACTGCGAGTTGACGCGGATGACCGCCTCGTAGGAGCGGCCGACGTCCTTGGGGTCGATGGGCAGGTACGGGACCGCCCACTCGATGTCGTCGACGGTGACGCCCTTGGCGGCGGCCTCGGCCTCCATGGCGTCGAAGCCCTTCTTGATGGCGTCCTGGTGGGATCCGGAGAAGGACGTGTAGACCAGGTCGCCCACGTACGGGTGGCGCGGGTGGACCTCCATCTGGTTGCAGTACTCCCACGTACGGCGGATCTCGTCGATGTCGGAGAAGTCGATCTGCGGGTCGACGCCCTGGGAGAACAGGTTCATGCCCAGGGTGACCAGGTCGACGTTGCCGGTGCGCTCGCCCTGTCCGAACAGGCAGCCCTCGACGCGGTCGGCGCCGGCCATCAGCGCCAGCTCGGCCGCCGCGACCGCCGTGCCGCGGTCGTTGTGCGGGTGGACGGACAGGCAGACGTACTCGCGGCGGGAGAGGTTGCGGCCCATCCACTCGAAGCGGTCGGCGTGGGTGGAGGGGGTGGAGCGCTCGACGGTGGCGGGCAGGTTGAGGATGATCTCCCGGCCCGGTCCGGGCTGGTAGGTGTCCATCACCGCCTCGCAGACCTCCAGCGCGAAGTCCAGCTCGGTGTCGGTGAAGATCTCCGGGCTGTACTGGTAGCCGAACTCGGTCTCGGGGCCCAGCAGCTTCTCGGCGTACTCCATGACCAGCCGGGTGCCGTCGACGGCGATCTGCTTGATGTCGTCCCTGGAGCCGCGGAAGACGACGCGGCGGAAGACCGGGGCGGTGGCGTTGTACAGGTGGACCGTGGCGCGCCTGGCGCCCTTCAGGGACTCCACCGTGCGCTCGATCAGGTCCTCGCGGGCCTGGGTCAGTACGGAGATGGTGACGTCGTCCGGGATGGCGTCCGGGTCCTCGATGATGGAGCGCACGAAGTCGAAGTCGGTCTGTCCGGAGGCGGGGAAGCCGACCTCGATCTCCTTGTAGCCCATCCTGACCAGCAGATCGAACATCGCGCGCTTGCGGGCGGGCGACATGGGGTCGATCAGGGCCTGGTTGCCGTCGCGCAGGTCGGTGGAGAGCCAGCGGGGGGCGGTGGTGATCCGCTGCTGCGGCCAGGTGCGGTCGGGGATGTCGACCTGGTCGTAGCGGCCGTACTTGTGGGTCGGCATGGGGCTGGGCTGCTGGCGGTTCGCCATGATGCGAGGGCTCCTCGGGATGTCCTGATGGACGGCCGACGGCGCAGCGCCAAACTCCGCGGGGAGGGGGTCGGCCTCTAGTACAGGCCCTCGCCGCGGCAGCTAAGGAGGAGCAGCCCGAAACGCATGATGCTCCGCAGCTTAACCGAGACGCACGTCGTGCGAAGGTCCGTATCAGTATGCGGGACCCGAGGGAGGAACGGGACAAAAAGTGCCGTATACCACTCGGCGGGAGGAGGAGAGAAGGAGTCTGCCGGGATTTCATCAATCATGGTTGCTGGTAGTGACAGTGGAATCACGCAGTGCGATGGTTCCGGAATGACCACGAACGGGGGCTTCGAGCCCGTCTTCTGCACCATCGTCCCGCCGCACGTCCTCGACCGGCTCGCGCAGGCCGAGGACCCCGTGCTGCACGGTCCCGCGCGCCGCACCCTCCAGCGCGACGCCTACGAACGCACCCAGCGCCGGCTGACCACGGTCGTCGGCGCGCCCGCGGTCGCCGCGCTCGCCGAGGCCGAGCCGGGCAAGCCGCACCGCACCGTCCACGACGCCCGGCACGGCACCGCCCTGCCGGGGACGAAGGTGCGCGGCGAGGGCGACGCGCCCGGCAAGGACGCCACCGTCAACCGCGCCTACGCCGGTCTCGGCGCCACCTTCGAGCTGTTCCTGAAGGCGTACGCCCGGGACTCGATCGACGGCAACGGGCTGCCGCTGGACGCGACCGTGCACTACGACCGCGACTACAACAACGCGTTCTGGAACGGCGAGCAGATGGTGTTCGGCGACGGGGACGGGGAGATCTTCCTCGACTTCACCATCCCCATCGACGTCATCGGCCACGAACTCGCCCACGGCGTCACGCAGTACACGGCCAACCTGACCTACTTCGGCCAGCCCGGCGCGCTCAACGAGTCGATGTCGGACGTCTTCGGCGCGCTGATCAAGCAGTACACGCTCGGCCAGACCGCCGAGGAGGCCGACTGGCTGATCGGGGCCGGGCTGCTCGCCCCGCGCGTCACCGGCAAGGCGCTGCGGTCCATGAAGGAGCCGGGCACGGCGTACGACGACGACGTCCTCGGCAAGGACCCGCAGCCCGCGACGATGGACGACTACGTCCGCACCGGCCGGGACAACGGCGGCGTGCACATCAACTCGGGCATCCCGAACCACGCCTTCTACCTGGCGGCCACCACGCTCGGCGGACACGCCTGGGAGCGGGCCGGGCAGGTCTGGTACGACGCGCTGACCGGCGGGGAGCTGGAGCAGGACGCGATGTTCACGGACTTCGCGACGCTGACGGTGACGGCGGCCCGCGCCCGGTTCGGGGAGGGCGAGGAACTCCAGGCGGTGTCGAAGGCCTGGGAGCGGGTGGGGGTGCGGACGCTGTAGTTCCGTACTAGACACGGACCCATGCGTATTCAGGTGCGGCGCACGGGCGGGTTCGCGGGCATCGAGCGGCGGGCCGAGGTGGACACCTCGGGCCGCGCCGACGCCGACGAGTGGCACGCCCTGGCCCGGCGGGTGATGACCGCCGGCCGGGGCGCGCCTCCGGCCGGGGTTCCGGACGGCTTCAGCTACCGGATCACGGTCGACGGGAGGTCGGTGTACTGCGCGGACCCCCGGCTGACGGAGGAGCAACGGGAGCTGATCCGGAGGGTGCTCAAGGAGGGCGCGTAACAGGCCGTCGTGGCACGGGCGTTGACGTGGCCGGGCCCGGGTGCGGATGATCCGGGCCATGGCGACGACGAATCCGGTGCCCCGCTTCCCGGACGGCTTCCTGTGGGGGGTGTCGACCTCGGCGCACCAGATCGAGGGGGCGGTGGACACGCGCGAGCCCTCGGTGTGGGACGTGTTCACGGCGGAGCCGGGGCGGGTGCGGGACGGCTCCACGGCGGCGGTGGCCTGCGACCATGTGCACCGGCACGCGGAGGACGTGGCGCTGCTGGCCGGCCTGGGCGTGGACGCGTACCGGTTCTCCGTCTCCTGGCCGAGGGTGCGGGCCGAGGGCGGCCTGGACTTCTACGACCGGCTGGTCGACGAGCTGTGCGCGGCGGGCGTCCGGCCGGTGCCGACGCTGTTCCACTGGGACCTGCCGGCCGGTCTGGACTGGCTGGAGCGGAGCACGGCGGAGCGGTTCGCGGAGTACGCGGCGGAGGTCGCCGGACGGCTGGGCGACCGGGTGCAGAAGTGGATCACCCTCAACGAGCCCGCCGAGCACACCCTGCTGGGGCACGCGCTGGGGGTGCACGCCCCCGGCCGGAAGCTGCTCTTCGACGCGCTCCCGGTGGCCCACCACCAGCTCCTCGCGCACGGTCTGGCGGTACGGGCGCTGCGGGCCGCGGGGGCCGGCGACATCGGGATCGCCAACTCCCACGGTCCCGCCTGGCCGGCGTCCCGCGAGGAGGCGGACGTGGCCGCGGCCGACTTCTACGACCTCCTCCTCAACCGCCTCTTCGCCGACCCCCTGCTGCTGGGCCGCTACCCGGAGGACGTCGGCGAGCTGATGCCGGGTGACGTCGGGGCGGACCTGGAGGTCATCGCGGAGCCGCTGGACTGGTACGGGATCAACTACTACGCGCCGACGGGTGTGGGCGCCCCGCGGGACACCGGGACCGACTTCGGCGGTGTCCGGATTCCGGCCGGACTGCCCTTCTCGCTACGGGAGATCGAGGGCCACCCGGTGACGGACTTCGGCTGGCCGGTGGTCCCCCAGGCGCTGACGGAGATCCTGACCACCTTCCGCGCCCGGTACGGCGACCGGCTCCCGCCGGTGGTCATCACGGAGAACGGCTGCGCCTACGAGGGACTCGACGACCGGGACCGCATCGCCTACCTCGACGGCCACCTCCGCGCGCTGCACCGGGCGGTGGAGGCGGGAGTCGACGTGCGCGGCTACTTCGTGTGGTCCCTGATGGACAACTTCGAGTGGGCGGAGGGCTACTCCCGCCGCTTCGGCCTGGTCCACGTCGACTTCGGCACGCAGGAACGCACCCCGAAGGCGTCGTACGCCTGGTTCAGGGACCTGCTGCGCGAGCAGCGCCGCGCCTGATCAGAACCCCAGCCGCCGCAGCTGCTTCGGATCGCGCTGCCAGTCCTTGGCGACCTTGACGTGCAGGTCCAGGAAGACCGGGGTGCCCAGGAGGGCCTCGATCTGTTTGCGGGACTTGATGCCGACGTCCTTCAGGCGCTTGCCCTTGGGGCCGATGACGATGCCCTTCTGGCTGGGGCGCTCGATGAACAGGTTGGCGTGGATGTCGAGGAGGGGCTTGTCGGCGGGGCGGTCCTCGCGCGGCAGCATCTCCTCGACGACCACGGCGATGGAGTGCGGGAGTTCGTCGCGGACGCCCTCGAGGGCCGCCTCGCGGATCAGTTCCGCGACCATGACCTGCTCGGGCTCGTCGGTCAGGTCGCCCTCGGGGTAGAGGGCGGGGCCCTCCGGCATGAGCGGGATGAGCAGCTCGGCCAGCAGGCCCACCTGCTGGTTCGCGGTCGCCGACACCGGGATGATCTCGGCCCAGGTGATGCCCAGCTCCTTGCCGAGCAGATCGACGGCGATCAGCTGCTCGGCCAGGGCCTTGCCGTCCACCAGGTCGGTCTTGGTGACGATCGCGATCTTCGGGGTCTTCTTGATCCCGGCCAGTTCCTTGGCGATGAAACGGTCGCCGGGGCCGATCTTCTGGTCGGCGGGGATGCAGAAGCCGATCGCGTCGACCTCGGCCCAGGTGGTGCGGACCACGTCGTTCAGCCGCTCGCCGAGCAGGGTGCGCGGCTTGTGCAGTCCCGGGGTGTCCACCAGGATCAGCTGCGCGTCCTCGCGGTGCACGATCCCGCGCACGGTGTGCCGGGTGGTCTGCGGCCGGTTCGAGGTGATCGCCACCTTCTGCCCGACCAGAGCGTTCGTGAGGGTGGACTTGCCCGCGTTGGGGCGGCCCACGAAGCAGGCGAAACCGGCCCTGTGGACGGCCTCGGCCGGCTGCTCGGATGACTGGGTACGAACACTCATGCCGCCCATTCTCCCTGATCGCCGGAGCCCCGCCGTACCATCGCCCGAAGAGGGCCGGGCCGGCCGGGCGTTCCGTGCGCCCTCAGTCCGCGGTGACGGTCTCCCGGACGGTTCCGTCCGGGCCGGCCACCAGCACCGGCGTCCCGGGGCCGCCGAGGTCGCGCACCGCCGCGAGGTCCTCGGCCGGCACCGACTCCGCCTCCGTCACCACCGCCGCCGCCTCCAGCGACGTCGCCCCGGACGCCACGGCCATCGCCACCGCCGTCCGCAGCGCGCTGAGCTTCAGCGAGTCCAGTGCCACGGTCCCCGCGGCGTACGTCCGCCCGGTCTCGTCGCGTACGGCGGCGCCCTCGGGCACGCCGTTGCGGGCCCGCACGGAACGGGCCAGGGTGACGATCTTGCGGTCCTCGGGATCGAGGGCGGTGGTGTCGGTCATGATCCGAGCATAAGGGGGTCGGGGCGGGGCGCTCAGGGGCGGTCGAGGCGGAGGCGTTCGGCGCGCGGGAGGCCCGCCACGACCAGGTCGTAGGAGTCCTCGACCAGCTCCCGGACCAGGCGGTCCGGGAGGGTGCCGTCGGCCGTCACCGTGTTCCAGTGACGCTTGTTCATGTGGTAGCCGGGGACGATCAGGTCCGGGTGCTCGGCGCGCAGCCGGACCGCGTCCTCCGGGTCGCACTTGAGGTTGACCGTGAGGGGTTCGGCGTCGAGGTTCGTCAGCGCGAAGAGCTTGCCCCGGACCTTGAAGACGGAGGTCTCCGGGTTGAAGGGGAACTCCTCCACCGCCGCGTTGAAGGAGAGGCAGAGGGCGCGCAGCTGCCGCGGGGTCACTCCGGCCGCTCCTCCTCGCCGGCGGGCGGGTCCGCCGGGGCCACCGGCTCCACCAGCACCGTCACGATCTTGTTCCGGCGGCCGGCCGCGGCCTCCGCGGTCAGCCGCAGCTCGCGGGCGTCGGGGAGTTCGACCACCGACGAGGCGCCCGCGATCGGCACCCGGCCGAGCCGCTTGGCGAGCAGCCCTCCGACGGTCTCCACGTCCTCGTCGTCGTACTCCTCCAGCCCGTACAGCTCGCCGAGGTCGGTGATGTCGAGGCGGGCGGTCACCCGGTAGCGGTCCTCGCCGAGCTCCTCGACCGGCGGGATCTCCCGGTCGTACTCGTCGGTGATCTCGCCGACGATCTCCTCGAGGATGTCCTCGATGGTGACGATGCCCGCCGTGCCGCCGTACTCGTCGACGGCGACGGCGACGTGGTTGCGCTCCTTCTGCATCTCGCGCAGCAGATCGCCCGCGTTCTTGGTGTCGGGCACGAAGAACGCCGGACGCATCGCCGTGGACACCAGCTCGTTCTCGGCGTCCCGGCTGATGTGGGTCTTACGGACCAGGTCCTTGAGGTAGACGATCCCGACGATGTCGTCCTCGTTCTCGCCGGTCACCGGGATCCGGGAGAAGCCGGAGCGCAGGGCGAGGGTGAGGGCCTGGCGGATGGTCTTGTACCGCTCGATCACCACCAGGTCGGTGCGCGGCACCATGACCTCGCGCACCAGGGTGTCGCCGAGTTCGAAGACCGAGTGCACCATGCGGCGCTCCTCGTCCTCGATCAGCGACTCGGCCTCCGCGAGGTCCACCATCGCGCGCAGCTCCGCCTCGGAGGCGAAGGGGCCGCGCCGGAAGCCCTTGCCGGGGGTGAGGGCGTTGCCGATGAGGATGAGGAGCGACGGGATGGGGCCCATGACCCGGGCCAGCGGCACCAGGACGTACGCGGCGGCCGTGGCGGTGTTCAGCGGGTGCTGGCGGCCGATGGTGCGCGGGGACACCCCGACGGCGACGTAGGAGACCAGGACCATGATCGCGATGGCGATCAGCAGCGCCTCGGCGGTCCCCGCGAACTCCTTCAGACAGCCGTAGGTGATCAGTGAGGCGGCGGCCATCTCGCAGACGACACGGACCAGCAGCGCCACGTTGAGATAGCGGGTGGGGTCGGCGGCGATCTGCGCGAGCCTGGCGCTGCCCCGGCGGCCGGAGCGCACGGCCTCGTCGGCGCGGAAGCTGGAGACGCGGGCGATGCCGGCCTCCGCGCAGGCGGCCAGCCAGGCGACGACGACCAGCGCGATCGCGCCGAGGACGAGTTGCGGGCTCATGACACGGTCGGGGCGGGGGACGGGCCGGTCAGGCCCCGCTCCGCGCGCCAGCCGTCCACGATGGCGGCCTGCAGACCGAACATCTCGGCCTTCTCGTCCGGTTCCTCGTGGTCGTAGCCCAGCAGGTGCAGCACACCGTGGACGGTGAGCAGCTGGAGCTCCTCGTCCATGGTGTGCCGCGTCGGTGCTTCCTCGCCCTGCCTGGCGGCGACCTCGGGGCAGAGCACGATGTCGCCGAGCAGCCCCTGCGGGGGCTCGTCGTCGTCCTTGGACGGCGGCCGCAGCTCGTCCATGGGGAACGACATGACGTCCGTCGGCCCGGGCAGGTCCATCCACTGGATGTGCAGCTGCTCCATGGCGCCGGCGTCCACCACGATCACCGAGAGCTCGGAGAGCGGGTGGATGCGCATCCGTGCGAGCGCGTAGCGGGCGATGTCGAGGATCGCCTGCTCGTCGACCTCGGTTCCGGACTCGTTGTTGACGTCGATCGACATCTGGTGCTCTGTCTACTTCCCCTTGGGCCCGGACCTGCCCCGGCCGCCCTTGTGGGAGCCGTTCTGGGTGCCGTGCCGGCTGTCGTACTGCTCGTACGCGTCGACGATACGGCCCACCAGCTTGTGCCGGACGACATCCTGGGAGGACAGCCGGGAGAAGTGGACGTCGTCCAGGCCCTCCAGGATGTCCTGCACCTGGCGCAGGCCGGACTTGGTGCCGTCCGGCAGGTCGACCTGCGTCACGTCACCCGTGATCACTATCTTCGAGTCGAAGCCGAGGCGGGTGAGGAACATCTTCATCTGCTCGGGGCTGGTGTTCTGGGCCTCGTCGAGAATGATGAAGGCGTCGTTCAGCGTGCGTCCGCGCATGTACGCGAGCGGCGCGACCTCGATCGTGCCCGCCGCCATCAGCCGGGGGATCGAGTCGGGGTCGAGCATGTCGTGCAGCGCGTCGTAGAGCGGGCGCAGATACGGGTCGATCTTCTCGTAGAGCGTGCCCGGGAGGAATCCGAGCCGCTCCCCCGCCTCGACCGCCGGCCGGGTCAGGATGATGCGGTTGACCTGCTTGGACTGCAGGGCCTGCACCGCCTTGGCCATGGCGAGGTACGTCTTGCCGGTGCCGGCCGGGCCGATGCCGAAGACGATGGTGTGCTTGTCGATGGCGTCGACATAGCGCTTCTGGTTGAGGGTCTTGGGGCGGATCGTGCGGCCCCGCGAGGACAGGATGTTCTGCGTGAGCACCTGGGCCGGGGTCTCCTGGCCGTCGCTCTCCCCGTTCTCGCTCGCCTTGAGCATGGCGATCGAGCGTTCCACTGCGTCCTCCGTCATCGGCTGCCCGGTGCGGAGCACCAGCATCATCTCGTCGAACACGCGCGAAATGAGGGCGACCTCGTTCGCGTCGCCGACCGCGCTGATCTCGTTGCCCCGGACGTGGATGTCGGCCCCCGGGAAGGCCTTCTCGATCACGCGCAGGAGCGAGTCGCCGGATCCCAGCACGGTCACCATGGGGTGCTGGGCGGGGACGGTGAACTGCACTCTCGCCTGTCCCTGCGCGGGGGTGTGAGCTGTGGGTGTCTGAGTCATGGGCCGGCTCTGAAGGCCTGCGGTTCCTCCTCGTCAGGGCCGCGCAGCTGTGGGCGGCCTCGCGTTTCCCAGGGTACGACGGAGCGATGACAAGCCCGTAGGGCTTTTACCGACACCCCGGCCGGGCCCGCCGCTCAGGCCGACCGGCGGAAGCCGATCGTCGGCACCGCGCGCCGCAGCGGCCACGGCCGCACCAGCTCCCCGGAGACCAGCTCCGCCAGGAACTCGTACCGCCGGAGCGCCGAGGGGTCCTGCCCCTCGGCGCACTGCACCCGCCGCCACCACGCAGCCACTTCCGTCCAGCCGGGCGCCGACAGCGAGCCCCCGAACTCCTGCACGGAGAGCGCCGCGGTGAGCCCGCCGAAGGCCAGCCGGTCGGCCAGCGGCCAGCCGGCCAGGCTCCCGGTGACGAACCCGGCGACGAACACGTCCCCCGCCCCTGTGGGGTCCAGCGCCTCGACCTCGATCGCGGGGACCGAGGCGGTCTCCCCGGTCCGCCGGTCCACCGCGTACGCGCCCTCCGCCCCCAGCGTGACCACGGCGACCGGCACGTGCTCGGTCAGGGCGTGCGCGGCCGCGCGGGGGCAGTCGGTGCGGGTGTACCGCATGGCCTCCTCGGCGTTCGGCAGGAACGCCTCGCAGTGGCGCAGATCGGTCAGCGCGGCCAGGTCCCACGCACCGGTGTCGTCCCAGCCGACGTCGCCGAAGATCCTCGCCCCCTTGCGCGCGGCCTGGGCGATCCACGGCGCGCCGCGGCCCGGCGTGAGGGAGGCGACGGCGCCGCGCGCGCGGGGCGGGCAGTCGGGCGCCGGCTCCTCGGGGGGAGGTTCGTGGCCGTGGGAGACCATGGTGCGCTCGTCGTCGTAGGCCATGGAGACGGTGACCGGCGAGTGCCAGCCGGGCACGGTGCGCGCCAGGGAGAGGTCGATGCCCTCGCCCTGTTCCAGCGTGTCCCAGCAGTACTCGCCGTAGTGGTCGTCGCCGAAGGCCGCCGCGAGGGAGGTGCGCAGGCCGAGCCGGGCGAGGGCGGTGGCCATGTTGGCGACGCCGCCGGGGCTCGACCCCATCCCGCGCGCCCAGGACTCGGTCCCGCGCACCGGGGCGGAGCCGAGCCCGGTGAAGACGATGTCGAGGAAGACGGTGCCGGTGAGGTAGACGTCCCAGGGCGGGTCGTCCGGTGTGCGCAGGGCGGCGAGGGGATCGAGCTGGGGCGAGCAGTGCGATCCCTCGGCGCGTGCCTTCCCGTTGGACGCCATCACGGTGCGCTCCCTGACGTGGTGCGGTTCAGGCCAGTGTGCACCACGCCACCGACAACGTGACGCGCGTCACGCCGTCA carries:
- a CDS encoding PhoH family protein; the encoded protein is MTQTPTAHTPAQGQARVQFTVPAQHPMVTVLGSGDSLLRVIEKAFPGADIHVRGNEISAVGDANEVALISRVFDEMMLVLRTGQPMTEDAVERSIAMLKASENGESDGQETPAQVLTQNILSSRGRTIRPKTLNQKRYVDAIDKHTIVFGIGPAGTGKTYLAMAKAVQALQSKQVNRIILTRPAVEAGERLGFLPGTLYEKIDPYLRPLYDALHDMLDPDSIPRLMAAGTIEVAPLAYMRGRTLNDAFIILDEAQNTSPEQMKMFLTRLGFDSKIVITGDVTQVDLPDGTKSGLRQVQDILEGLDDVHFSRLSSQDVVRHKLVGRIVDAYEQYDSRHGTQNGSHKGGRGRSGPKGK
- the ybeY gene encoding rRNA maturation RNase YbeY, which produces MSIDVNNESGTEVDEQAILDIARYALARMRIHPLSELSVIVVDAGAMEQLHIQWMDLPGPTDVMSFPMDELRPPSKDDDEPPQGLLGDIVLCPEVAARQGEEAPTRHTMDEELQLLTVHGVLHLLGYDHEEPDEKAEMFGLQAAIVDGWRAERGLTGPSPAPTVS
- a CDS encoding carbohydrate kinase family protein — protein: MASNGKARAEGSHCSPQLDPLAALRTPDDPPWDVYLTGTVFLDIVFTGLGSAPVRGTESWARGMGSSPGGVANMATALARLGLRTSLAAAFGDDHYGEYCWDTLEQGEGIDLSLARTVPGWHSPVTVSMAYDDERTMVSHGHEPPPEEPAPDCPPRARGAVASLTPGRGAPWIAQAARKGARIFGDVGWDDTGAWDLAALTDLRHCEAFLPNAEEAMRYTRTDCPRAAAHALTEHVPVAVVTLGAEGAYAVDRRTGETASVPAIEVEALDPTGAGDVFVAGFVTGSLAGWPLADRLAFGGLTAALSVQEFGGSLSAPGWTEVAAWWRRVQCAEGQDPSALRRYEFLAELVSGELVRPWPLRRAVPTIGFRRSA
- a CDS encoding M4 family metallopeptidase; this encodes MTTNGGFEPVFCTIVPPHVLDRLAQAEDPVLHGPARRTLQRDAYERTQRRLTTVVGAPAVAALAEAEPGKPHRTVHDARHGTALPGTKVRGEGDAPGKDATVNRAYAGLGATFELFLKAYARDSIDGNGLPLDATVHYDRDYNNAFWNGEQMVFGDGDGEIFLDFTIPIDVIGHELAHGVTQYTANLTYFGQPGALNESMSDVFGALIKQYTLGQTAEEADWLIGAGLLAPRVTGKALRSMKEPGTAYDDDVLGKDPQPATMDDYVRTGRDNGGVHINSGIPNHAFYLAATTLGGHAWERAGQVWYDALTGGELEQDAMFTDFATLTVTAARARFGEGEELQAVSKAWERVGVRTL
- a CDS encoding protealysin inhibitor emfourin; this translates as MRIQVRRTGGFAGIERRAEVDTSGRADADEWHALARRVMTAGRGAPPAGVPDGFSYRITVDGRSVYCADPRLTEEQRELIRRVLKEGA
- a CDS encoding cytidine deaminase; amino-acid sequence: MTDTTALDPEDRKIVTLARSVRARNGVPEGAAVRDETGRTYAAGTVALDSLKLSALRTAVAMAVASGATSLEAAAVVTEAESVPAEDLAAVRDLGGPGTPVLVAGPDGTVRETVTAD
- the era gene encoding GTPase Era, producing the protein MSVRTQSSEQPAEAVHRAGFACFVGRPNAGKSTLTNALVGQKVAITSNRPQTTRHTVRGIVHREDAQLILVDTPGLHKPRTLLGERLNDVVRTTWAEVDAIGFCIPADQKIGPGDRFIAKELAGIKKTPKIAIVTKTDLVDGKALAEQLIAVDLLGKELGITWAEIIPVSATANQQVGLLAELLIPLMPEGPALYPEGDLTDEPEQVMVAELIREAALEGVRDELPHSIAVVVEEMLPREDRPADKPLLDIHANLFIERPSQKGIVIGPKGKRLKDVGIKSRKQIEALLGTPVFLDLHVKVAKDWQRDPKQLRRLGF
- a CDS encoding hemolysin family protein, with translation MSPQLVLGAIALVVVAWLAACAEAGIARVSSFRADEAVRSGRRGSARLAQIAADPTRYLNVALLVRVVCEMAAASLITYGCLKEFAGTAEALLIAIAIMVLVSYVAVGVSPRTIGRQHPLNTATAAAYVLVPLARVMGPIPSLLILIGNALTPGKGFRRGPFASEAELRAMVDLAEAESLIEDEERRMVHSVFELGDTLVREVMVPRTDLVVIERYKTIRQALTLALRSGFSRIPVTGENEDDIVGIVYLKDLVRKTHISRDAENELVSTAMRPAFFVPDTKNAGDLLREMQKERNHVAVAVDEYGGTAGIVTIEDILEEIVGEITDEYDREIPPVEELGEDRYRVTARLDITDLGELYGLEEYDDEDVETVGGLLAKRLGRVPIAGASSVVELPDARELRLTAEAAAGRRNKIVTVLVEPVAPADPPAGEEERPE
- the leuA gene encoding 2-isopropylmalate synthase gives rise to the protein MANRQQPSPMPTHKYGRYDQVDIPDRTWPQQRITTAPRWLSTDLRDGNQALIDPMSPARKRAMFDLLVRMGYKEIEVGFPASGQTDFDFVRSIIEDPDAIPDDVTISVLTQAREDLIERTVESLKGARRATVHLYNATAPVFRRVVFRGSRDDIKQIAVDGTRLVMEYAEKLLGPETEFGYQYSPEIFTDTELDFALEVCEAVMDTYQPGPGREIILNLPATVERSTPSTHADRFEWMGRNLSRREYVCLSVHPHNDRGTAVAAAELALMAGADRVEGCLFGQGERTGNVDLVTLGMNLFSQGVDPQIDFSDIDEIRRTWEYCNQMEVHPRHPYVGDLVYTSFSGSHQDAIKKGFDAMEAEAAAKGVTVDDIEWAVPYLPIDPKDVGRSYEAVIRVNSQSGKGGIAYVLKNDHKLDLPRRMQIEFSKIIQAKTDAEGGEITPTAIWDVFQDEYLPNPENPWGRIQVANGQSTTDRDGVDTLTVEATVDGAETTLVGSGNGPISAFFHALQGIGVDVRLLDYQEHTMSEGASAQAASYIECAIGDKVLWGIGIDANTTRASLKAVVSAVNRAAR
- a CDS encoding MmcQ/YjbR family DNA-binding protein, which gives rise to MTPRQLRALCLSFNAAVEEFPFNPETSVFKVRGKLFALTNLDAEPLTVNLKCDPEDAVRLRAEHPDLIVPGYHMNKRHWNTVTADGTLPDRLVRELVEDSYDLVVAGLPRAERLRLDRP
- a CDS encoding GH1 family beta-glucosidase; translated protein: MATTNPVPRFPDGFLWGVSTSAHQIEGAVDTREPSVWDVFTAEPGRVRDGSTAAVACDHVHRHAEDVALLAGLGVDAYRFSVSWPRVRAEGGLDFYDRLVDELCAAGVRPVPTLFHWDLPAGLDWLERSTAERFAEYAAEVAGRLGDRVQKWITLNEPAEHTLLGHALGVHAPGRKLLFDALPVAHHQLLAHGLAVRALRAAGAGDIGIANSHGPAWPASREEADVAAADFYDLLLNRLFADPLLLGRYPEDVGELMPGDVGADLEVIAEPLDWYGINYYAPTGVGAPRDTGTDFGGVRIPAGLPFSLREIEGHPVTDFGWPVVPQALTEILTTFRARYGDRLPPVVITENGCAYEGLDDRDRIAYLDGHLRALHRAVEAGVDVRGYFVWSLMDNFEWAEGYSRRFGLVHVDFGTQERTPKASYAWFRDLLREQRRA